In Arcobacter ellisii, a genomic segment contains:
- a CDS encoding DUF4198 domain-containing protein has product MKNLIYSILISSTAIINLSAHDIWLEFDDKKDEVKLYFGEFEDKHLESGEKFSKIKEGILYPSELLKEVKRNDNNITYSLTKKDDVVVIRTAEPKKARDLEIIENKISYLKTGRVNTQSFVDFDIVPLNKDSNSFKILFKNEPIKKSRITVISPTGWEKTFMSSDKGEFTIHTPWIGKYLLKAEIHDDTKGEIDGKVYDRTVHSIVYTIEEKQGLPWEIKR; this is encoded by the coding sequence ATGAAAAATCTTATTTATTCAATATTGATATCATCAACTGCAATTATTAATCTTAGTGCCCATGACATTTGGTTAGAATTTGATGATAAAAAAGATGAGGTAAAATTATATTTTGGAGAATTTGAAGATAAACATTTAGAAAGTGGTGAAAAATTTTCCAAGATAAAAGAGGGAATTTTATATCCTTCTGAATTATTAAAAGAAGTTAAAAGAAATGATAATAATATTACATATTCTCTAACAAAAAAAGATGATGTAGTTGTTATTAGAACTGCAGAACCTAAAAAAGCAAGAGATTTAGAAATTATTGAAAATAAAATTTCTTATTTAAAAACTGGAAGAGTAAATACTCAATCTTTTGTTGATTTTGATATTGTGCCACTTAACAAAGATAGTAATAGTTTTAAAATTCTTTTTAAAAATGAACCAATTAAAAAATCAAGAATTACAGTTATCTCTCCAACAGGTTGGGAAAAAACATTTATGAGTAGTGATAAAGGTGAGTTTACAATACACACTCCTTGGATTGGTAAATATTTATTAAAAGCTGAAATTCATGATGATACAAAGGGTGAAATTGATGGGAAAGTTTATGATAGAACAGTTCATTCTATCGTTTATACAATAGAAGAAAAACAAGGTTTACCTTGGGAAATTAAAAGATAA
- a CDS encoding nitrous oxide reductase accessory protein NosL, whose protein sequence is MKKSISLLMFLFALMFSNLNANEMFQTVEPKDATLVKTDSSKEFCNVCGMHLTKYYKTNHVTEFKNGHKEQYCSIHCQAEIYRDYKNKIKTIQVVDTNSLKLIDATKAFYVVGSSKEGTMSPISKYAFLSKDEAIKFQKEFGGTIHNFEETMNIALKDLPNDNKILDEKRVPMAKKGKKIFESMCDISKMKDFNSIGEAKQYLIDNNVCKNLDSQMLQAVSIYLYNPSAASEKSKMLNVPQDAKCPVCGMFVSKYPKWAAQIKTKDGHNHYFDGVKDMMKFYFEPSKYGHNHTKDELNDITVTDYYSLESINGKDAYFVIGSNVYGPMGEELIPFKNESQAKKFMEDHFGKKVLKFEELKKEMLF, encoded by the coding sequence ATGAAAAAAAGTATAAGTTTACTTATGTTTTTATTTGCATTGATGTTTTCAAACCTAAATGCAAATGAAATGTTCCAAACAGTTGAGCCTAAAGATGCAACTTTAGTTAAAACTGATTCTTCTAAAGAGTTTTGTAATGTATGTGGAATGCATTTAACAAAATATTATAAAACAAATCATGTAACAGAGTTCAAAAATGGTCATAAAGAACAATATTGTTCTATTCATTGTCAAGCAGAAATTTATCGAGATTATAAAAATAAAATCAAAACTATTCAAGTTGTAGATACAAATTCTTTAAAATTGATTGATGCAACTAAAGCATTTTATGTTGTTGGTAGTTCAAAAGAAGGAACAATGAGTCCAATAAGTAAATATGCTTTTTTATCAAAAGATGAAGCAATTAAATTCCAAAAAGAGTTTGGTGGAACTATTCATAATTTTGAAGAAACAATGAATATTGCATTAAAAGATTTACCAAATGATAATAAAATCTTAGACGAAAAAAGAGTTCCAATGGCTAAAAAAGGGAAAAAGATTTTTGAATCAATGTGTGATATATCAAAGATGAAAGATTTTAACTCTATTGGTGAAGCAAAACAATATTTAATAGATAATAATGTTTGTAAAAATTTAGATTCACAAATGCTTCAAGCAGTTTCAATTTATTTATACAATCCATCAGCAGCAAGTGAAAAATCAAAAATGTTAAATGTTCCTCAAGATGCTAAATGTCCTGTTTGTGGGATGTTTGTATCAAAATATCCAAAATGGGCTGCACAAATCAAAACTAAAGATGGACATAATCACTATTTTGATGGGGTAAAAGATATGATGAAATTTTATTTTGAACCTTCAAAATATGGACATAATCATACAAAAGATGAATTAAATGATATTACTGTAACTGATTATTACTCTTTAGAATCAATAAATGGTAAAGATGCCTATTTTGTAATTGGTTCAAATGTATATGGACCAATGGGTGAAGAGCTAATTCCATTTAAAAATGAATCTCAAGCTAAAAAATTTATGGAAGACCATTTTGGAAAAAAAGTTTTAAAATTTGAAGAATTAAAAAAAGAGATGTTATTTTAA
- a CDS encoding response regulator gives MSSNLCSKKNFDILIVEDESILAMAMELKLKKMGFEISGIATTAENAIRHTINYYPDLAIVDINLNSTKTGIDVATYIWKNFNIPIIFLTSYYNDKILNQAMEAEPYAYLIKPCRNEELKVAINTTMHKHQFFFKNKTLLKPNKTKFINLTKNIKFDTIQLELFIDEKPFYLTKTEKKLFEILSLNAGKVVSFNTIFNFIYREDVYDLSKLRSLIYRLKNKLGFNPFENLYEEGYRLKLENDNENI, from the coding sequence TTGTCGAGTAATTTATGTTCAAAAAAGAATTTTGATATTTTAATTGTTGAAGATGAATCAATCCTCGCTATGGCAATGGAATTAAAATTAAAAAAAATGGGATTTGAAATCAGTGGAATTGCTACAACAGCTGAAAATGCAATCCGACACACAATTAATTATTATCCTGATTTAGCTATTGTTGATATAAATTTAAACTCAACAAAAACAGGGATTGATGTAGCTACTTATATTTGGAAAAATTTTAATATTCCAATTATTTTTTTGACTTCATACTACAATGACAAAATATTAAATCAAGCAATGGAAGCAGAACCCTATGCATATTTGATAAAACCTTGCAGAAATGAAGAGTTAAAAGTTGCAATAAACACAACAATGCACAAACATCAATTTTTCTTCAAAAATAAAACACTTTTAAAACCAAATAAAACTAAATTTATCAACCTTACAAAAAATATAAAATTTGACACTATTCAGTTGGAACTTTTTATAGATGAAAAACCCTTTTATCTTACAAAAACAGAAAAAAAACTTTTTGAAATACTCTCATTAAATGCTGGTAAAGTCGTAAGTTTTAACACAATATTTAATTTTATTTATAGAGAAGATGTTTATGATTTATCAAAATTAAGATCTCTTATTTATCGATTGAAAAATAAGCTTGGATTTAATCCTTTTGAAAATTTATATGAAGAAGGCTATAGATTAAAATTAGAAAATGATAATGAAAATATTTAA
- a CDS encoding PepSY-associated TM helix domain-containing protein translates to MHKTIWFKIHWILGIFLGVFLFIVGITGAILSFEKELTKFINQDSFYVTAPLNQEKLTPKELLEKYQITNPKAKINSISVSTDASESSVINIAGSGEGREAKRGINIYINPYTAEVLPEVKGKAFFSLILDLHRRLMLGEVGKQIVAISTIALIILTISGIIIYWGRIKHSFFKSFTFKFKHKGRAFLSTMHSAVGMWVIPFYLLVALTGLFWSYQWYNTMLYKIAGVEKPQRQQAPQMQQGQKNEEASKSPKVEGQKTQKDAQARGESQRGGDNSAKFDDLQKAVNMFNIFVQKDYYTFTVKLPQKGTLYSFSYLDDKSKHFRESNNLELDINSWQLVKHERFENKPLNEQLMRSILPLHTGEYFGLIGQIGMFLASSLMALFVITGFMLFINRHKKKKAKIIKE, encoded by the coding sequence ATGCATAAAACAATATGGTTTAAAATACATTGGATTTTAGGAATCTTTTTGGGAGTTTTCCTTTTTATAGTTGGAATTACAGGAGCTATATTATCTTTTGAAAAAGAGTTAACAAAGTTTATAAATCAAGATAGTTTTTACGTAACTGCCCCTTTAAATCAAGAAAAACTAACTCCTAAAGAGTTATTAGAAAAATATCAAATAACTAATCCAAAAGCAAAAATAAATAGTATTTCTGTTTCAACTGATGCTAGTGAATCATCTGTTATAAATATAGCTGGAAGTGGTGAAGGAAGAGAAGCTAAAAGAGGAATAAATATTTATATAAATCCTTATACAGCTGAGGTTTTACCAGAAGTAAAAGGAAAAGCTTTTTTCTCTTTGATATTAGATTTACATAGAAGATTAATGTTAGGTGAAGTAGGGAAACAAATAGTTGCTATTTCTACAATTGCATTAATAATTCTTACGATTAGTGGTATTATAATTTATTGGGGAAGAATAAAACACTCATTCTTTAAAAGTTTTACATTTAAGTTTAAACATAAAGGTAGAGCTTTTTTATCAACTATGCACAGTGCAGTTGGGATGTGGGTAATTCCATTTTATTTATTAGTTGCTTTAACTGGACTTTTCTGGTCATATCAATGGTATAACACAATGCTTTATAAAATAGCAGGTGTTGAAAAACCACAAAGACAACAAGCCCCTCAAATGCAACAAGGACAAAAAAACGAAGAAGCTTCAAAATCGCCAAAAGTAGAAGGACAAAAAACACAAAAAGATGCTCAGGCACGAGGTGAAAGTCAACGTGGAGGGGATAACTCTGCAAAATTTGATGATTTACAAAAAGCTGTAAATATGTTTAATATTTTTGTTCAAAAAGATTATTATACATTTACTGTTAAACTACCACAAAAAGGTACTTTATATAGTTTTTCATATTTAGATGATAAATCAAAACACTTTAGAGAATCAAATAATTTAGAATTAGATATAAATTCTTGGCAATTAGTAAAACATGAAAGATTTGAAAACAAACCTTTAAATGAACAATTAATGAGAAGTATTTTACCTTTACATACTGGGGAATATTTTGGACTTATTGGACAAATTGGTATGTTTTTAGCTTCATCACTTATGGCACTTTTTGTAATAACTGGATTTATGTTATTTATAAATAGACATAAAAAGAAAAAAGCAAAAATAATAAAAGAGTAG
- a CDS encoding HDOD domain-containing protein: MLSNSILEKIESLPPLPKTIIEIEEFRKQPNKEAVDLLKIIEKDALIISTLLKISNSAMFGFRSKVETPSRAINLLGINFTISIAIGGTVQNLLMTNLEPYGINSDDFMRASNISSTLANLWLSKIDVDLKEDIILPALLQETGKFILADIISNEGKTELFKTKIASGASIEVVEKELLDVTTSQITANIFRHWKLSENLINMIEHVDDISNAIPEYKKRSQILDVIKTAAHVKNPLSDENIEKAISKATSYGFDTKILKNAIQTLQDRLLDEL, encoded by the coding sequence TTGTTATCTAATAGTATCCTTGAAAAAATAGAGTCTCTTCCTCCATTACCAAAAACGATTATTGAAATTGAAGAGTTTAGAAAACAACCAAATAAAGAAGCAGTAGATTTATTAAAAATTATTGAAAAAGATGCTTTAATAATTTCTACTTTATTGAAAATTTCAAATTCAGCAATGTTTGGATTTCGTTCAAAAGTTGAAACACCTAGTCGTGCTATAAATCTGCTAGGAATAAATTTTACAATTTCTATTGCAATTGGTGGAACAGTACAAAACCTTTTAATGACAAATTTAGAGCCATATGGAATAAACAGTGATGATTTTATGAGAGCATCAAATATTTCATCAACATTGGCTAATTTATGGCTTTCAAAAATTGATGTTGATTTAAAAGAAGATATTATTTTACCTGCACTTTTACAAGAAACAGGAAAGTTTATTTTAGCTGATATTATTTCAAACGAAGGAAAAACTGAGTTGTTTAAAACAAAAATAGCTTCAGGTGCAAGTATTGAAGTAGTTGAAAAAGAGTTATTAGATGTTACAACTTCACAAATCACTGCAAATATTTTTAGACATTGGAAACTTAGTGAAAACTTAATAAATATGATTGAACATGTAGATGATATTTCAAATGCAATTCCTGAATATAAAAAAAGATCACAAATTTTGGATGTAATAAAAACAGCAGCTCATGTAAAAAATCCATTAAGTGATGAAAATATTGAAAAAGCTATTTCTAAAGCAACTTCTTATGGTTTTGATACAAAAATCTTAAAAAATGCTATTCAAACTTTGCAAGATAGATTGTTAGACGAACTTTAG
- the ychF gene encoding redox-regulated ATPase YchF, with the protein MGLGVGIVGLPNVGKSTTFNALTKAQNAEAQNYPFCTIEPNKAIVPVPDKRLDELAKIVNPNKIQHSTIDFVDIAGLVRGASKGEGLGNQFLSNIREVEVILHMVRCFEDGNITHVEGDVNPLRDIEIIETELIYADISQLEKKIERLKKQAKASKEAASQLIIAEELFAHVGELQPVKTFEKLEDEAFKALDKELRFLSNKDVIYGANVDEDSLADGGNKYVDLVKEHAANVNADVIMLCAKIEEELVGLSDEEATEFLSDLGVQESGLEQIIHKAFDKLGLMSYFTAGKIEVRAWTIRKNTKAPQAAAVIHNDFEKGFIKAEVISYEDFVTLGGETKCKESGKLRLEGKDYVVQDGDIMHFRFNV; encoded by the coding sequence ATGGGATTAGGTGTAGGAATAGTAGGACTTCCAAACGTAGGTAAATCAACAACTTTTAATGCTTTAACAAAAGCACAAAATGCAGAGGCACAAAATTATCCGTTTTGTACAATTGAGCCAAATAAAGCGATTGTTCCAGTACCTGATAAAAGACTTGATGAGTTAGCAAAGATTGTTAATCCAAATAAAATTCAACATTCAACTATCGATTTTGTTGATATTGCAGGACTTGTAAGAGGTGCAAGTAAAGGTGAGGGTTTAGGAAATCAATTTTTATCAAATATTAGAGAAGTTGAAGTTATTTTACATATGGTAAGATGTTTTGAAGATGGAAATATCACTCACGTTGAAGGAGATGTAAATCCTTTAAGAGATATTGAAATCATTGAAACAGAACTTATTTATGCTGATATTTCTCAACTAGAGAAAAAAATTGAAAGACTTAAAAAACAAGCAAAAGCTTCAAAAGAGGCTGCTTCTCAACTTATAATTGCTGAAGAGTTATTTGCTCACGTTGGAGAGTTACAACCTGTAAAAACTTTTGAAAAACTTGAAGATGAAGCATTTAAAGCTTTAGATAAAGAGTTAAGATTTTTATCAAATAAAGATGTAATTTATGGTGCAAATGTTGATGAAGATTCATTAGCAGATGGAGGAAATAAATACGTTGATTTAGTAAAAGAACATGCAGCAAATGTAAATGCCGATGTTATTATGCTTTGTGCAAAAATTGAAGAGGAATTAGTTGGTCTTTCAGATGAAGAAGCAACAGAGTTTTTATCTGATTTAGGCGTTCAAGAATCAGGACTAGAGCAAATTATTCATAAAGCATTTGATAAATTAGGTTTAATGAGTTATTTTACAGCTGGAAAAATTGAAGTTAGAGCTTGGACTATTAGAAAAAATACAAAAGCACCACAAGCAGCAGCAGTTATTCATAATGACTTTGAAAAAGGATTTATTAAAGCTGAAGTTATCTCTTATGAGGATTTTGTTACTTTAGGTGGTGAGACTAAATGTAAAGAATCTGGAAAATTAAGACTTGAAGGAAAAGATTACGTTGTTCAAGACGGTGATATTATGCATTTTAGATTTAACGTATAG
- a CDS encoding TonB-dependent receptor domain-containing protein, with product MKINMAKTAATLLLVNIVLVAEDTTTLDDINVTTVSTASGYEQKLKDAPASITVISGEEIAKKSYTDLSDVLKSVPGVIVQGSGTEQSISIRGMSSSYTLFLIDGRPAQGGDTFEFNGGGKGQQLALMPPLEMIERIEVVRGPASGLYGSDAMGGVINIITKKVMNKWAGSVSTEYIVADKNNDVNGNGYNTSFVLNGPLIKDVLGFQLSGGIRGTQEGSQTAFGDSTTSDGDYINKNIGTKFTWKVDDSNTITTGQTHTDTLNKRTPGESLATTATASRQGSLKNNYFLSHDGTYDRLILSSYINYDYAKNNTTRGTGNGVQFETVTLNTQATYMFDTHTLSAGATYKNEQLSDGATGLTYVYNPTGYITLERYQNSLFLEDEWMLTDDLALTLSGRYDNNEQFGDQISPKAYLVYHLTDNLSLKGGVIAGYKAPSLRNSAPEFIPTSRGGYSLPNSELTPETSLTYESGLDYENNDLGLKSSLTVYQTDFKDRITRGDIICAAGVECVYNGVTYPAAAYSYRETVNVDEAEVKGVEFTFDYELTEDLNSRSNYTYTHSEQKSGSNIGEPLNDLPKHVFNTGLVYDITKATNLWSQLAFIGEGISDTTASVSYTTIDTGFIHKISKDITFKAGVYNITNKEVANSVNGYVDGRKYSFGMNYKF from the coding sequence ATGAAGATTAATATGGCAAAAACAGCTGCAACTTTATTATTAGTAAATATTGTATTAGTAGCTGAAGATACAACAACATTAGATGATATAAATGTAACGACAGTTAGTACAGCTTCTGGTTATGAGCAAAAATTGAAAGACGCTCCTGCAAGTATCACAGTTATTTCAGGGGAAGAAATTGCTAAAAAATCATATACAGATTTATCTGATGTTTTAAAAAGTGTTCCAGGAGTAATTGTTCAAGGAAGTGGAACAGAACAATCTATTTCTATTAGAGGTATGAGTAGTTCTTATACACTATTTTTGATTGATGGAAGACCAGCTCAAGGTGGAGATACTTTTGAATTTAATGGTGGAGGAAAAGGTCAACAACTTGCACTTATGCCACCACTTGAAATGATTGAAAGAATTGAAGTTGTAAGAGGTCCAGCTTCAGGACTTTATGGTTCTGATGCAATGGGTGGAGTTATAAATATTATTACAAAAAAAGTGATGAATAAATGGGCTGGAAGTGTTTCTACTGAATATATAGTTGCTGATAAAAACAATGATGTAAATGGAAATGGATATAACACAAGTTTTGTATTAAATGGACCACTAATAAAAGATGTTTTAGGTTTTCAATTATCAGGTGGAATTAGAGGAACACAAGAGGGAAGTCAAACAGCATTTGGAGATTCTACAACATCTGATGGAGATTATATAAATAAAAATATTGGAACAAAATTTACTTGGAAAGTTGATGATTCAAATACAATTACAACAGGACAAACTCATACAGATACTTTAAATAAAAGAACACCAGGTGAATCTTTAGCAACAACAGCAACTGCATCAAGACAAGGTTCATTAAAAAACAACTATTTTTTAAGCCATGATGGTACTTATGATAGATTAATTTTAAGTTCATATATCAATTATGATTATGCAAAAAATAATACTACAAGGGGAACTGGAAATGGAGTTCAGTTTGAAACAGTAACCCTTAATACACAAGCAACTTATATGTTTGATACACATACTCTTTCAGCAGGTGCAACATATAAAAATGAACAACTAAGTGATGGAGCAACTGGTTTAACTTATGTATATAATCCAACAGGATATATTACTTTAGAGAGATATCAAAACTCTTTATTTTTAGAAGATGAGTGGATGTTAACTGATGATTTAGCATTAACTTTAAGTGGAAGATATGATAATAATGAACAATTTGGAGATCAAATAAGTCCAAAAGCCTATCTAGTTTATCATTTAACTGATAATTTAAGCCTAAAAGGTGGAGTGATAGCAGGTTATAAAGCACCATCACTTAGAAATTCTGCACCTGAATTTATTCCAACATCAAGAGGTGGATACTCTTTACCAAATAGTGAATTAACGCCTGAAACTTCTTTAACATACGAAAGTGGACTTGATTATGAAAACAATGATTTAGGATTAAAATCTAGTTTAACAGTTTATCAAACAGATTTCAAAGATAGAATTACAAGAGGTGATATTATTTGTGCAGCAGGTGTAGAGTGTGTATATAATGGTGTTACTTATCCAGCAGCAGCTTATAGTTATAGAGAAACTGTAAATGTAGATGAAGCTGAGGTTAAAGGTGTGGAATTTACATTTGATTATGAATTAACTGAGGACTTAAATTCAAGATCAAATTATACTTATACTCATTCTGAACAAAAATCTGGCTCTAATATAGGAGAACCTTTAAATGATTTACCAAAACATGTATTTAATACGGGATTGGTTTATGATATAACTAAAGCAACTAATTTATGGTCACAATTAGCTTTTATAGGTGAAGGAATAAGTGATACAACAGCATCAGTTAGTTATACAACTATTGATACTGGGTTTATTCATAAAATTTCAAAGGATATAACATTTAAAGCTGGTGTTTATAATATTACAAACAAAGAAGTTGCAAATAGTGTAAATGGATATGTAGATGGTAGAAAATATAGCTTTGGAATGAATTATAAATTCTAA
- the recO gene encoding recombination protein RecO, translated as MQGYIIDIKPVKDDDLIVTILSENELITAYRFYGARHSNINIGYKIDFELESTRANIPRLKDVIQLGFPWILDNEKMYCWQRYIKLFYPHLKEIEELDPFYFYSLENLIHIMTKQNVLRAICESYITLLEHEGRLHTDFECLLCEIPINDNVSLVRGFLPVHAQCTHSRVFEFKKIKDFFEKKKMIDLDDSEVEYLWNIILQGL; from the coding sequence ATGCAAGGTTATATAATAGATATTAAACCTGTAAAAGATGATGATTTAATAGTAACTATTTTAAGTGAAAATGAATTAATAACTGCATATAGATTTTATGGAGCAAGGCATTCAAACATAAATATAGGCTATAAAATTGATTTTGAATTAGAAAGTACAAGGGCTAATATTCCAAGATTAAAAGATGTTATTCAACTTGGATTCCCTTGGATTTTAGACAATGAAAAAATGTATTGTTGGCAACGATATATAAAACTATTTTACCCTCACTTAAAAGAGATAGAAGAACTTGACCCATTTTATTTCTACTCTTTAGAAAATCTTATTCATATAATGACAAAACAAAATGTTTTAAGAGCAATCTGTGAATCTTATATAACATTACTTGAACATGAAGGAAGACTTCATACAGATTTTGAGTGTTTATTATGCGAAATACCTATAAATGATAATGTATCTTTAGTACGTGGATTTTTGCCAGTTCATGCACAATGTACTCACTCAAGAGTATTTGAATTTAAAAAGATAAAAGATTTTTTTGAGAAGAAAAAAATGATAGATTTAGATGATAGTGAAGTAGAATATTTATGGAATATTATACTTCAAGGTTTATAG
- a CDS encoding sensor histidine kinase: MKIFNLKNYSLITKVLIIFFIITFFSIFLRTALAQPKIEEKNIKDDVTHITKALLVAKDLVNESTLEIELKEILEKNLALKSSKVEFFNSNIDKDFFTSEEKIDNKTFIVWCFKLNFKNEKNRFLKFSLDKKELEDKNNTSFLVKFLLPETLIALAIGIFLILILVRKMLKDIEILNKQLTKSLEEKDILLKEIHHRVKNNLALTISLIELQEEEIDDVKAKKVLFNIQERLYTMELLHRKLYESTNLSEISLKNYINDLVQTISKTYNYHEKIEIKMKVEDINLSIETAMPYGLILNELLTNAFKYAFINQKNPKLEIYILKNNNEEIELIVKDNGKGLQKEFSKISNETLGLRLINMIVKFQLMGTITYSYENGAKFLIKSNFKK; this comes from the coding sequence ATGAAAATATTTAATTTAAAGAACTATTCTTTAATTACAAAAGTTTTAATTATTTTTTTTATCATAACTTTTTTTTCTATTTTTTTAAGAACAGCCCTTGCTCAACCAAAAATTGAAGAAAAAAATATAAAAGATGATGTTACACATATAACAAAAGCCCTTTTAGTAGCAAAAGATTTAGTAAATGAATCTACTTTAGAAATAGAGTTAAAAGAGATTTTAGAAAAAAATTTAGCTTTAAAAAGCTCAAAAGTTGAGTTTTTTAATTCTAATATCGATAAAGATTTTTTTACCTCAGAAGAAAAAATAGATAATAAAACTTTTATTGTTTGGTGTTTTAAATTAAATTTTAAAAATGAAAAAAATCGTTTTTTAAAATTTAGTCTTGATAAAAAAGAGCTTGAAGATAAAAACAATACAAGTTTTTTAGTAAAATTTTTACTTCCTGAAACTTTAATAGCTTTAGCAATTGGCATTTTTCTTATTTTAATACTTGTTAGAAAAATGTTAAAAGATATAGAGATATTAAATAAACAACTTACAAAATCTTTGGAAGAAAAAGATATTTTATTAAAAGAAATTCATCATAGAGTAAAAAATAATCTTGCTTTAACAATAAGTCTTATTGAGTTACAAGAAGAAGAAATAGATGATGTTAAAGCAAAAAAAGTCTTATTTAATATTCAAGAAAGACTCTACACTATGGAACTTCTTCACAGAAAACTTTATGAATCTACAAATTTGAGTGAAATTTCTTTAAAAAATTATATAAATGATTTAGTTCAAACCATTTCAAAAACATATAATTATCATGAAAAAATAGAGATAAAAATGAAAGTTGAAGATATAAATTTATCAATAGAAACAGCAATGCCTTATGGCTTAATTTTAAATGAACTACTAACAAATGCTTTTAAATATGCCTTTATAAACCAAAAAAATCCTAAACTTGAAATTTATATTTTGAAAAACAATAATGAAGAAATAGAACTAATAGTTAAAGATAATGGAAAAGGTTTACAAAAAGAGTTCTCTAAAATTTCAAATGAAACTTTGGGATTAAGACTTATAAATATGATTGTAAAATTTCAACTTATGGGAACTATAACTTATAGCTACGAAAATGGAGCAAAATTTTTAATAAAGAGTAATTTTAAAAAATAA
- a CDS encoding pyrimidine/purine nucleoside phosphorylase has protein sequence MAEFNGVSIAKAANILFEGNITSRTITFEDGSRKTLGIMLPGEYELNTVHKEVIDIQRGVLEVMLPAKDWAKYEGPASFEIPANSKFKLRVHSLVDYCCSFIKN, from the coding sequence ATGGCAGAGTTTAACGGTGTTTCTATTGCAAAAGCAGCAAATATTCTTTTTGAAGGTAATATCACAAGTAGAACTATCACATTTGAAGATGGTTCAAGAAAAACTTTAGGGATAATGTTACCAGGTGAATATGAATTAAATACAGTTCATAAAGAGGTAATTGATATTCAAAGAGGTGTATTAGAAGTTATGTTACCAGCTAAAGATTGGGCAAAATATGAAGGTCCAGCTTCTTTTGAAATTCCAGCAAATTCAAAATTCAAATTAAGAGTTCACTCTTTAGTAGATTATTGTTGTTCTTTTATTAAAAACTAA